In Aegilops tauschii subsp. strangulata cultivar AL8/78 chromosome 3, Aet v6.0, whole genome shotgun sequence, one genomic interval encodes:
- the LOC109771052 gene encoding E3 ubiquitin-protein ligase ATL6-like — protein sequence MGVRAHLLVVLCILVAATSTAQLLPPPPVLPPLGPAPQPKPPLFGRAMTMVITVVAVAVGVLFLLLFLCAYITQCRLVEDHDEPQGGSVAPGGVSRRGKRGLDPAVVATFPIVPYREIKEHKIGSGALECAVCLTEFEDADDLRLLPHCSHAFHPDCIDPWLETRTTCPLCRANLEKPPPPAAAPAPSSPPHAVVAMPVQQDEPKEDSDKDDRKEEAAELEKLRRERRAARLLRSHSTGHSAGQCDCEDHERFTLRLPEQVREEVLSRCCARPAVESLTGGGCAVGERGGSFRDAGGAAATGGDCSRGDRRWQALLARTMPWARARSTRKVRDSSIRDDVVAATTAASP from the coding sequence ATGGGGGTGCGCGCGCACCTCCTCGTCGTCCTTTGCATCCTCGTCGCCGCCACAAGCACGGCTCAGCTATTGCCGCCACCACCGGTGCTGCCGCCACTCGGCCCGGCACCGCAGCCGAAGCCACCGCTGTTCGGGCGCGCCATGACGATGGTGATCACGGTGGTCGCCGTGGCCGTCGGCGTTCTCTTCCTCCTGCTCTTCTTGTGCGCGTACATCACCCAGTGCCGGCTCGTCGAGGACCACGACGAGCCGCAAGGGGGGAGCGTCGCGCCGGGCGGTGTGTCCAGGCGGGGGAAGCGCGGGCTGGACCCGGCGGTGGTGGCGACGTTCCCGATCGTGCCGTACAGGGAGATCAAGGAGCACAAGATCGGCAGCGGCGCGCTGGAGTGCGCCGTGTGCCTGACGGAGTTCGAGGACGCCGACGACCTCCGGCTGCTGCCGCACTGCTCGCACGCGTTCCACCCGGACTGCATCGACCCGTGGCTGGAGACGCGGACCACGTGCCCTCTGTGCCGCGCCAACCTCGAGAAGCCACCGCCACCGGCTGCCGCCCCAGCGCCCTCCTCGCCGCCGCATGCCGTCGTGGCGATGCCGGTGCAGCAGGATGAGCCGAAGGAGGACAGTGACAAGGACGACCGTAAGGAGGAGGCCGCAGAGCTGGAGAAGCTGCGCAGGGAGCGCCGGGCGGCGAGGCTGCTGAGGTCGCACTCGACGGGGCACTCGGCGGGGCAGTGCGACTGCGAGGACCACGAGAGGTTCACGCTGCGGCTGCCGGAGCAGGTGAGGGAGGAGGTGCTCAGCAGGTGCTGCGCGAGGCCCGCTGTGGAGAGCTTGACCGGAGGAGGGTGCGCTGTGGGAGAAAGAGGAGGCAGCTTCCGTGACGCCGGAggagccgccgccaccggcgGCGACTGCAGCCGTGGCGACCGGCGGTGGCAGGCGCTCCTGGCCAGGACGATGCCGTGGGCCCGAGCCAGGTCGACGCGGAAGGTGCGGGACAGCTCCATCAGAGATGACGTCGTGGCCGCCACGACGGCAGCGTCGCCATGA